Proteins encoded by one window of Acinonyx jubatus isolate Ajub_Pintada_27869175 chromosome X, VMU_Ajub_asm_v1.0, whole genome shotgun sequence:
- the CLCN5 gene encoding H(+)/Cl(-) exchange transporter 5 isoform X1 encodes MAMWQGAMDNRGFQQGSFNSFRSSSSDEDLMDIPGTAMDFSMRDDVPPLDGEIEEEKSYNGGGIGSSNRMMDFLEEPIPGVGTYDDFNTIDWVREKSRDRDRHREITNKSKESTWALIHSVSDAFSGWLLMLLIGLLSGSLAGLIDISAHWMTDLKEGICTEGFWFNHEHCCWNSEHVTFEDRDKCPEWNSWSQLLISTDEGAFAYIVNYFMYVLWALLFAFLAVSLVKVFAPYACGSGIPEIKTILSGFIIRGYLGKWTLIIKTITLVLAVSSGLSLGKEGPLVHVACCCGNILCHCFNKYRKNEAKRREVLSAAAAAGVSVAFGAPIGGVLFSLEEVSYYFPLKTLWRSFFAALVAAFTLRSINPFGNSRLVLFYVEFHTPWHLFELVPFILLGIFGGLWGALFIRTNIAWCRKRKTTQLGKYPVIEVLVVTAITAILAFPNEYTRMSTSELISELFNDCGLLDSSKLCDYENRFNTSKGGELPDRPAGVGVYSAMWQLALTLILKIVITIFTFGMKIPSGLFIPSMAVGAIAGRLLGVGMEQLAYYHHDWAIFNSWCSQGADCITPGLYAMVGAAACLGGVTRMTVSLVVIMFELTGGLEYIVPLMAAAMTSKWVADALGREGIYDAHIRLNGYPFLEAKEEFAHKTLAMDVMKPRRNDPLLTVLTQDSITVEDVETIISETTYSGFPVVVSRESQRLVGFVLRRDLIISIENARKKQDGVVSTSIIYFTEHSPPMPPYTPPTLKLRNILDLSPFTVTDLTPMEIVVDIFRKLGLRQCLVTHNGRLLGIITKKDVLKHIAQMANQDPDSILFN; translated from the exons AGGAAAAGTCATACAATGGTGGAGGAATAGGTTCTTCAAATAGGATGATGGACTTCTTGGAGGAGCCAATCCCTGGTGTGGGGACCTATGATGATTTCAATACAATTGACTGGGTGAGGGAGAAGTCTCGAGACAGGGATAGGCACCGAGAG ATTACCAATAAAAGCAAAGAGTCAACATGGGCCTTAATTCACAGTGTGAGTGATGCTTTTTCTGGCTGGTTGTTGATGCTACTTATTGGGCTCTTATCAG GCTCTTTGGCTGGCTTGATAGACATTTCTGCTCATTGGATGACAGACTTAAAAGAAGGCATATGCACAGAGGGATTCTGGTTTAACCATGAACACTGTTGCTGGAACTCTGAGCACGTCACCTTCGAAGACAGAGACAAATGCCCTGAGTGGAATAGCTGGTCCCAGCTTCTCATCAGCACAGATGAG GGAGCCTTTGCTTACATAGTCAATTATTTCATGTACGTCCTCTGGGCTCTCCTATTTGCCTTCCTTGCCGTGTCTCTTGTCAAGGTATTTGCGCCTTATGCCTGTGGCTCTGGAATTCCTGAG ATAAAAACTATCTTGAGCGGTTTTATTATTAGGGGCTATTTGGGTAAGTGGACCCTGATTATCAAAACCATCACGTTGGTGCTGGCCGTGTCATCAGGCTTGAGCCTGGGCAAAGAGGGCCCCCTAGTGCATGTGGCTTGCTGCTGTGGGAACATCCTGTGCCACTGCTTCAACAAATACAGGAAGAATGAGGCCAAGCGCAGAGAG GTCTTGTCGGCTGCAGCAGCAGCTGGTGTATCCGTAGCCTTTGGGGCACCGATCGGTGGAGTGTTATTCAGCCTAGAAGAG GTCAGCTACTATTTCCCTCTCAAAACGTTGTGGCGTTCATTCTTTGCTGCCTTGGTGGCAGCATTTACTCTACGTTCCATCAATCCATTTGGAAACAGCCGACTGGTTCTGTTTTATGTGGAGTTTCACACCCCATGGCATCTCTTTGAGCTTGTGCCGTTCATTCTGCTGGGTATATTTGGTGGTCTGTGGGGTGCTTTGTTTATCCGCACCAACATCGCCTGGTGTCGGAAGCGTAAGACCACTCAGTTGGGCAAGTATCCTGTCATAGAGGTACTTGTTGTGACAGCCATCACTGCTATCCTGGCTTTCCCCAATGAATACACCCGCATGAGCACAAGTGAGCTCATTTCTGAGCTGTTTAATGACTGTGGCCTTCTGGATTCCTCCAAGCTTTGTGACTATGAGAACCGTTTCAACACAAGCAAGGGGGGTGAACTGCCCGACAGACCGGCTGGTGTGGGAGTCTACAGTGCCATGTGGCAGCTGGCCTTGACACTCATACTGAAAATTGTCATCACTATATTCACCTTTGGCATGAAG ATCCCATCTGGCCTGTTTATCCCCAGCATGGCTGTTGGTGCTATAGCAGGCCGACTTTTAGGAGTAGGAATGGAGCAGCTGGCTTATTACCACCATGACTGGGCCATCTTTAATAGCTGGTGTAGTCAAGGAGCAGATTGTATCACCCCTGGACTTTATGCGATGGTTGGGGCTGCAGCCTGCTTAG GTGGGGTGACTCGGATGACTGTTTCTCTCGTTGTCATAATGTTTGAACTAACTGGTGGCTTGGAGTACATTGTGCCTCTGATGGCTGCAGCCATGACAAGCAAGTGGGTGGCAGATGCTCTGGGGCGGGAGGGCATCTATGATGCCCACATTCGTCTCAATGGTTACCCCTTTCTTGAAGCCAAAGAAGAGTTTGCTCATAAGACTCTGGCAATGGATGTGATGAAACCCCGTAGAAATGATCCTTTATTGACTGTCCTTACTCAGGACAGCATAACCGTGGAAGATGTAGAGACTATCATCAGTGAAACCACTTATAGTGGCTTCCCAGTGGTGGTGTCCCGGGAATCCCAAAGACTTGTGGGTTTCGTTCTCCGAAGAGATCTCATCATTTCAATCG AAAATGCTCGCAAAAAACAGGATGGAGTTGTGAGCACTTCCATcatttatttcactgagcattcTCCTCCGATGCCACCATACACACCACCCACCCTAAAGCTTCGGAACATCCTGGATCTCAGCCCCTTCACTGTGACTGACCTTACACCCATGGAGATTGTAGTGGATATCTTCCGCAAGCTGGGACTGCGGCAGTGCCTGGTTACGCACAATGG gCGATTGCTTGGAATCATTACCAAAAAGGATGTGCTAAAGCATATAGCACAGATGGCGAACCAAGATCCTGACTCCATTCTCTTCAACTAG
- the CLCN5 gene encoding H(+)/Cl(-) exchange transporter 5 isoform X2, which translates to MFPLVSTSEEKSYNGGGIGSSNRMMDFLEEPIPGVGTYDDFNTIDWVREKSRDRDRHREITNKSKESTWALIHSVSDAFSGWLLMLLIGLLSGSLAGLIDISAHWMTDLKEGICTEGFWFNHEHCCWNSEHVTFEDRDKCPEWNSWSQLLISTDEGAFAYIVNYFMYVLWALLFAFLAVSLVKVFAPYACGSGIPEIKTILSGFIIRGYLGKWTLIIKTITLVLAVSSGLSLGKEGPLVHVACCCGNILCHCFNKYRKNEAKRREVLSAAAAAGVSVAFGAPIGGVLFSLEEVSYYFPLKTLWRSFFAALVAAFTLRSINPFGNSRLVLFYVEFHTPWHLFELVPFILLGIFGGLWGALFIRTNIAWCRKRKTTQLGKYPVIEVLVVTAITAILAFPNEYTRMSTSELISELFNDCGLLDSSKLCDYENRFNTSKGGELPDRPAGVGVYSAMWQLALTLILKIVITIFTFGMKIPSGLFIPSMAVGAIAGRLLGVGMEQLAYYHHDWAIFNSWCSQGADCITPGLYAMVGAAACLGGVTRMTVSLVVIMFELTGGLEYIVPLMAAAMTSKWVADALGREGIYDAHIRLNGYPFLEAKEEFAHKTLAMDVMKPRRNDPLLTVLTQDSITVEDVETIISETTYSGFPVVVSRESQRLVGFVLRRDLIISIENARKKQDGVVSTSIIYFTEHSPPMPPYTPPTLKLRNILDLSPFTVTDLTPMEIVVDIFRKLGLRQCLVTHNGRLLGIITKKDVLKHIAQMANQDPDSILFN; encoded by the exons AGGAAAAGTCATACAATGGTGGAGGAATAGGTTCTTCAAATAGGATGATGGACTTCTTGGAGGAGCCAATCCCTGGTGTGGGGACCTATGATGATTTCAATACAATTGACTGGGTGAGGGAGAAGTCTCGAGACAGGGATAGGCACCGAGAG ATTACCAATAAAAGCAAAGAGTCAACATGGGCCTTAATTCACAGTGTGAGTGATGCTTTTTCTGGCTGGTTGTTGATGCTACTTATTGGGCTCTTATCAG GCTCTTTGGCTGGCTTGATAGACATTTCTGCTCATTGGATGACAGACTTAAAAGAAGGCATATGCACAGAGGGATTCTGGTTTAACCATGAACACTGTTGCTGGAACTCTGAGCACGTCACCTTCGAAGACAGAGACAAATGCCCTGAGTGGAATAGCTGGTCCCAGCTTCTCATCAGCACAGATGAG GGAGCCTTTGCTTACATAGTCAATTATTTCATGTACGTCCTCTGGGCTCTCCTATTTGCCTTCCTTGCCGTGTCTCTTGTCAAGGTATTTGCGCCTTATGCCTGTGGCTCTGGAATTCCTGAG ATAAAAACTATCTTGAGCGGTTTTATTATTAGGGGCTATTTGGGTAAGTGGACCCTGATTATCAAAACCATCACGTTGGTGCTGGCCGTGTCATCAGGCTTGAGCCTGGGCAAAGAGGGCCCCCTAGTGCATGTGGCTTGCTGCTGTGGGAACATCCTGTGCCACTGCTTCAACAAATACAGGAAGAATGAGGCCAAGCGCAGAGAG GTCTTGTCGGCTGCAGCAGCAGCTGGTGTATCCGTAGCCTTTGGGGCACCGATCGGTGGAGTGTTATTCAGCCTAGAAGAG GTCAGCTACTATTTCCCTCTCAAAACGTTGTGGCGTTCATTCTTTGCTGCCTTGGTGGCAGCATTTACTCTACGTTCCATCAATCCATTTGGAAACAGCCGACTGGTTCTGTTTTATGTGGAGTTTCACACCCCATGGCATCTCTTTGAGCTTGTGCCGTTCATTCTGCTGGGTATATTTGGTGGTCTGTGGGGTGCTTTGTTTATCCGCACCAACATCGCCTGGTGTCGGAAGCGTAAGACCACTCAGTTGGGCAAGTATCCTGTCATAGAGGTACTTGTTGTGACAGCCATCACTGCTATCCTGGCTTTCCCCAATGAATACACCCGCATGAGCACAAGTGAGCTCATTTCTGAGCTGTTTAATGACTGTGGCCTTCTGGATTCCTCCAAGCTTTGTGACTATGAGAACCGTTTCAACACAAGCAAGGGGGGTGAACTGCCCGACAGACCGGCTGGTGTGGGAGTCTACAGTGCCATGTGGCAGCTGGCCTTGACACTCATACTGAAAATTGTCATCACTATATTCACCTTTGGCATGAAG ATCCCATCTGGCCTGTTTATCCCCAGCATGGCTGTTGGTGCTATAGCAGGCCGACTTTTAGGAGTAGGAATGGAGCAGCTGGCTTATTACCACCATGACTGGGCCATCTTTAATAGCTGGTGTAGTCAAGGAGCAGATTGTATCACCCCTGGACTTTATGCGATGGTTGGGGCTGCAGCCTGCTTAG GTGGGGTGACTCGGATGACTGTTTCTCTCGTTGTCATAATGTTTGAACTAACTGGTGGCTTGGAGTACATTGTGCCTCTGATGGCTGCAGCCATGACAAGCAAGTGGGTGGCAGATGCTCTGGGGCGGGAGGGCATCTATGATGCCCACATTCGTCTCAATGGTTACCCCTTTCTTGAAGCCAAAGAAGAGTTTGCTCATAAGACTCTGGCAATGGATGTGATGAAACCCCGTAGAAATGATCCTTTATTGACTGTCCTTACTCAGGACAGCATAACCGTGGAAGATGTAGAGACTATCATCAGTGAAACCACTTATAGTGGCTTCCCAGTGGTGGTGTCCCGGGAATCCCAAAGACTTGTGGGTTTCGTTCTCCGAAGAGATCTCATCATTTCAATCG AAAATGCTCGCAAAAAACAGGATGGAGTTGTGAGCACTTCCATcatttatttcactgagcattcTCCTCCGATGCCACCATACACACCACCCACCCTAAAGCTTCGGAACATCCTGGATCTCAGCCCCTTCACTGTGACTGACCTTACACCCATGGAGATTGTAGTGGATATCTTCCGCAAGCTGGGACTGCGGCAGTGCCTGGTTACGCACAATGG gCGATTGCTTGGAATCATTACCAAAAAGGATGTGCTAAAGCATATAGCACAGATGGCGAACCAAGATCCTGACTCCATTCTCTTCAACTAG
- the CLCN5 gene encoding H(+)/Cl(-) exchange transporter 5 isoform X3, whose protein sequence is MMDFLEEPIPGVGTYDDFNTIDWVREKSRDRDRHREITNKSKESTWALIHSVSDAFSGWLLMLLIGLLSGSLAGLIDISAHWMTDLKEGICTEGFWFNHEHCCWNSEHVTFEDRDKCPEWNSWSQLLISTDEGAFAYIVNYFMYVLWALLFAFLAVSLVKVFAPYACGSGIPEIKTILSGFIIRGYLGKWTLIIKTITLVLAVSSGLSLGKEGPLVHVACCCGNILCHCFNKYRKNEAKRREVLSAAAAAGVSVAFGAPIGGVLFSLEEVSYYFPLKTLWRSFFAALVAAFTLRSINPFGNSRLVLFYVEFHTPWHLFELVPFILLGIFGGLWGALFIRTNIAWCRKRKTTQLGKYPVIEVLVVTAITAILAFPNEYTRMSTSELISELFNDCGLLDSSKLCDYENRFNTSKGGELPDRPAGVGVYSAMWQLALTLILKIVITIFTFGMKIPSGLFIPSMAVGAIAGRLLGVGMEQLAYYHHDWAIFNSWCSQGADCITPGLYAMVGAAACLGGVTRMTVSLVVIMFELTGGLEYIVPLMAAAMTSKWVADALGREGIYDAHIRLNGYPFLEAKEEFAHKTLAMDVMKPRRNDPLLTVLTQDSITVEDVETIISETTYSGFPVVVSRESQRLVGFVLRRDLIISIENARKKQDGVVSTSIIYFTEHSPPMPPYTPPTLKLRNILDLSPFTVTDLTPMEIVVDIFRKLGLRQCLVTHNGRLLGIITKKDVLKHIAQMANQDPDSILFN, encoded by the exons ATGATGGACTTCTTGGAGGAGCCAATCCCTGGTGTGGGGACCTATGATGATTTCAATACAATTGACTGGGTGAGGGAGAAGTCTCGAGACAGGGATAGGCACCGAGAG ATTACCAATAAAAGCAAAGAGTCAACATGGGCCTTAATTCACAGTGTGAGTGATGCTTTTTCTGGCTGGTTGTTGATGCTACTTATTGGGCTCTTATCAG GCTCTTTGGCTGGCTTGATAGACATTTCTGCTCATTGGATGACAGACTTAAAAGAAGGCATATGCACAGAGGGATTCTGGTTTAACCATGAACACTGTTGCTGGAACTCTGAGCACGTCACCTTCGAAGACAGAGACAAATGCCCTGAGTGGAATAGCTGGTCCCAGCTTCTCATCAGCACAGATGAG GGAGCCTTTGCTTACATAGTCAATTATTTCATGTACGTCCTCTGGGCTCTCCTATTTGCCTTCCTTGCCGTGTCTCTTGTCAAGGTATTTGCGCCTTATGCCTGTGGCTCTGGAATTCCTGAG ATAAAAACTATCTTGAGCGGTTTTATTATTAGGGGCTATTTGGGTAAGTGGACCCTGATTATCAAAACCATCACGTTGGTGCTGGCCGTGTCATCAGGCTTGAGCCTGGGCAAAGAGGGCCCCCTAGTGCATGTGGCTTGCTGCTGTGGGAACATCCTGTGCCACTGCTTCAACAAATACAGGAAGAATGAGGCCAAGCGCAGAGAG GTCTTGTCGGCTGCAGCAGCAGCTGGTGTATCCGTAGCCTTTGGGGCACCGATCGGTGGAGTGTTATTCAGCCTAGAAGAG GTCAGCTACTATTTCCCTCTCAAAACGTTGTGGCGTTCATTCTTTGCTGCCTTGGTGGCAGCATTTACTCTACGTTCCATCAATCCATTTGGAAACAGCCGACTGGTTCTGTTTTATGTGGAGTTTCACACCCCATGGCATCTCTTTGAGCTTGTGCCGTTCATTCTGCTGGGTATATTTGGTGGTCTGTGGGGTGCTTTGTTTATCCGCACCAACATCGCCTGGTGTCGGAAGCGTAAGACCACTCAGTTGGGCAAGTATCCTGTCATAGAGGTACTTGTTGTGACAGCCATCACTGCTATCCTGGCTTTCCCCAATGAATACACCCGCATGAGCACAAGTGAGCTCATTTCTGAGCTGTTTAATGACTGTGGCCTTCTGGATTCCTCCAAGCTTTGTGACTATGAGAACCGTTTCAACACAAGCAAGGGGGGTGAACTGCCCGACAGACCGGCTGGTGTGGGAGTCTACAGTGCCATGTGGCAGCTGGCCTTGACACTCATACTGAAAATTGTCATCACTATATTCACCTTTGGCATGAAG ATCCCATCTGGCCTGTTTATCCCCAGCATGGCTGTTGGTGCTATAGCAGGCCGACTTTTAGGAGTAGGAATGGAGCAGCTGGCTTATTACCACCATGACTGGGCCATCTTTAATAGCTGGTGTAGTCAAGGAGCAGATTGTATCACCCCTGGACTTTATGCGATGGTTGGGGCTGCAGCCTGCTTAG GTGGGGTGACTCGGATGACTGTTTCTCTCGTTGTCATAATGTTTGAACTAACTGGTGGCTTGGAGTACATTGTGCCTCTGATGGCTGCAGCCATGACAAGCAAGTGGGTGGCAGATGCTCTGGGGCGGGAGGGCATCTATGATGCCCACATTCGTCTCAATGGTTACCCCTTTCTTGAAGCCAAAGAAGAGTTTGCTCATAAGACTCTGGCAATGGATGTGATGAAACCCCGTAGAAATGATCCTTTATTGACTGTCCTTACTCAGGACAGCATAACCGTGGAAGATGTAGAGACTATCATCAGTGAAACCACTTATAGTGGCTTCCCAGTGGTGGTGTCCCGGGAATCCCAAAGACTTGTGGGTTTCGTTCTCCGAAGAGATCTCATCATTTCAATCG AAAATGCTCGCAAAAAACAGGATGGAGTTGTGAGCACTTCCATcatttatttcactgagcattcTCCTCCGATGCCACCATACACACCACCCACCCTAAAGCTTCGGAACATCCTGGATCTCAGCCCCTTCACTGTGACTGACCTTACACCCATGGAGATTGTAGTGGATATCTTCCGCAAGCTGGGACTGCGGCAGTGCCTGGTTACGCACAATGG gCGATTGCTTGGAATCATTACCAAAAAGGATGTGCTAAAGCATATAGCACAGATGGCGAACCAAGATCCTGACTCCATTCTCTTCAACTAG